One Patescibacteria group bacterium genomic region harbors:
- the rnpA gene encoding ribonuclease P protein component yields the protein MKNRDIQAVYKKGVVAHHPFFRLHALASTEPQFTVVVSKQVHKHAVVRNRIKRQLRAIIRKLHKKPYDVVVVVKQKAVGVAAKEFSIAINQVFHKLQLL from the coding sequence GTGAAAAATCGGGATATCCAAGCCGTGTATAAAAAAGGCGTCGTGGCTCACCACCCCTTTTTTCGTTTACACGCTCTAGCTTCAACCGAGCCTCAATTTACTGTGGTAGTATCAAAACAAGTCCATAAACATGCTGTAGTGCGTAATCGTATAAAGAGACAACTAAGAGCCATTATTCGGAAACTTCACAAAAAACCATACGATGTAGTGGTGGTAGTAAAACAGAAAGCCGTTGGTGTGGCCGCGAAAGAATTTTCCATAGCCATAAATCAAGTATTTCATAAATTGCAGCTATTATGA
- the dnaA gene encoding chromosomal replication initiator protein DnaA, with translation MNSTQLWEACMAELELTLTKANFTTWFKHTFIVEYNDQSVTVGVPSGFIKTWIENKYHHSILKSLQKITDGKIKQILYKVAPFSKREVVSLPEAAPQTPVVPPVVQPSKPVIAPTATPPKQAEINARYTFDTFVVGKKTELAYAACRAVSESPATIYNPLFIYGGVGLGKTHLMQAVGNAILQKFSNKRVLYTPCETFTNEFIKSVKAGQPDTFTNKYRSVDVLLVDDIQFLAGKEGTQEAFFHTFNFLHQNNKQIVISSDRPPKAIPTLEDRLVSRFEWGMIVDVGAPDLETRIAILQTKCQEKNIQLADDIVQYIASVIQNNIRELEGALNRVMAATQLTNTKPTVDSVKGLLSSLVQAPKHGAITTKQVLLAVAEYYTVAVSLLTSSSRKKELVFPRQIAMFIMREEMNASYPAIGEELGGRDHTTAMHAYNKIKQDMELNEKLVQDITLIRQKLYL, from the coding sequence ATGAATTCCACACAACTCTGGGAAGCCTGCATGGCAGAACTTGAACTCACTCTAACCAAGGCCAATTTTACGACCTGGTTCAAACATACTTTTATTGTTGAATATAACGATCAATCTGTCACGGTGGGAGTACCTAGTGGTTTTATTAAAACCTGGATTGAAAATAAATACCATCACAGTATTTTAAAGTCATTGCAAAAAATTACTGATGGGAAGATAAAGCAGATTCTCTACAAAGTAGCGCCATTTAGTAAGCGCGAAGTGGTTAGCTTGCCTGAGGCTGCTCCACAAACACCGGTGGTACCTCCGGTAGTTCAACCATCCAAACCTGTTATTGCGCCTACTGCTACACCTCCAAAACAGGCCGAAATAAATGCGCGCTATACTTTTGATACCTTTGTGGTTGGCAAGAAAACCGAGTTAGCCTATGCGGCTTGTCGCGCAGTTAGTGAGAGCCCGGCCACGATTTATAACCCGTTGTTTATATATGGTGGAGTTGGTCTAGGAAAAACTCATTTAATGCAAGCTGTCGGCAATGCTATTCTACAGAAATTCTCCAATAAACGTGTGCTATATACTCCTTGTGAAACCTTCACTAATGAATTTATTAAATCAGTTAAAGCGGGTCAACCGGATACATTTACGAACAAATACCGATCAGTTGATGTTTTACTGGTTGATGATATTCAGTTCTTGGCCGGTAAAGAGGGTACACAAGAAGCTTTTTTCCATACCTTCAATTTCTTACACCAAAACAATAAACAGATTGTGATTAGCTCTGATCGCCCTCCTAAAGCCATTCCAACCTTGGAAGATCGTTTGGTGTCACGCTTTGAGTGGGGAATGATCGTTGATGTTGGTGCACCGGATTTAGAAACTCGGATTGCTATTTTGCAAACCAAGTGCCAGGAAAAAAACATTCAGTTAGCCGACGATATCGTCCAATACATTGCCAGTGTGATTCAAAACAACATTAGAGAGCTTGAAGGCGCTTTAAATCGTGTTATGGCTGCCACTCAGTTGACTAATACCAAACCAACGGTTGATAGTGTAAAGGGTCTACTGTCCTCCTTAGTACAAGCCCCCAAACATGGTGCTATTACCACAAAACAAGTCCTCCTGGCAGTAGCTGAGTATTACACAGTAGCAGTTTCTTTACTTACTAGTAGCTCACGCAAAAAAGAATTGGTTTTCCCCAGACAAATAGCCATGTTTATTATGCGCGAAGAAATGAATGCATCATATCCTGCTATTGGTGAAGAATTAGGAGGGCGCGATCACACCACAGCGATGCATGCTTATAACAAAATAAAACAAGATATGGAATTAAATGAGAAATTAGTACAAGACATTACTTTAATTAGACAAAAACTTTATTTATAA
- the rpmH gene encoding 50S ribosomal protein L34, protein MSTKRTYQPKKRTRTKEHGFRKRSGTPSGRKILVSRRRKGRKRLAQ, encoded by the coding sequence ATGTCAACTAAACGAACCTATCAACCCAAAAAACGGACTCGTACTAAGGAACATGGTTTCCGAAAAAGATCAGGCACTCCCAGTGGACGAAAGATTTTGGTCAGCCGCCGCCGCAAAGGTCGGAAGCGTCTAGCGCAATAA
- a CDS encoding YidC/Oxa1 family membrane protein insertase, which translates to MLGQLYNTILYEPIFNALMWLYYFLPGHDMGVAIIVLTLVIKSLLFWPAFSALKSQKKLQETQPKINAIREKYKDNKEELGKQLMQFYKDNKVNPFSSCLPLIIQLPILIALYQAFLHGLQIDPTTHLLNVEQVNHLYGFLRDIYTTTSINMSFFGIVDLAQSKNVIFAGLTGLATFVQIRMMQAKRPVIKTEGSKDEDMAASINKQMMYMMPIMTTIFGYQFPAGLALYWLTSTLFSIVQQLYFFRQNKPPVTQS; encoded by the coding sequence ATGCTTGGACAACTCTACAACACAATATTATACGAACCAATTTTTAATGCCTTGATGTGGCTGTATTATTTTTTGCCCGGTCACGATATGGGTGTGGCCATTATTGTATTAACATTAGTCATTAAATCATTATTATTTTGGCCAGCTTTTTCTGCTTTAAAATCACAAAAGAAGTTGCAAGAAACACAACCAAAAATAAATGCCATTCGCGAGAAATACAAAGATAATAAAGAAGAGTTGGGCAAGCAACTCATGCAGTTCTACAAAGATAATAAAGTTAATCCGTTTTCGTCTTGTTTACCATTAATCATACAATTACCTATCTTAATTGCTTTATACCAAGCCTTTTTGCACGGTTTACAAATCGATCCGACCACTCACCTGCTCAATGTGGAGCAAGTTAATCATCTGTATGGCTTTCTACGTGATATTTACACCACAACCTCTATAAACATGTCCTTTTTCGGTATAGTAGATTTAGCGCAATCAAAAAATGTCATATTTGCCGGGTTAACCGGGTTAGCCACTTTTGTGCAAATTCGTATGATGCAAGCGAAGCGGCCGGTTATTAAAACCGAAGGCAGTAAAGATGAAGATATGGCCGCTAGTATAAACAAACAAATGATGTATATGATGCCAATTATGACGACCATTTTTGGCTATCAGTTTCCGGCTGGCTTGGCACTGTATTGGTTGACTTCAACGTTATTTAGCATCGTACAACAACTGTATTTTTTCAGGCAAAATAAGCCGCCAGTGACCCAGTCATAG
- the tsaE gene encoding tRNA (adenosine(37)-N6)-threonylcarbamoyltransferase complex ATPase subunit type 1 TsaE: MKKVVCQSSSAGVTHAFAEKLVANLAHGGLVLLSGELGAGKTTFVQGIAQALHIDRSITSPTFTLMNVYETSHLIIRQLVHIDLYRLSDNAELTTLDIPTWLSNPAALVIIEWPERAPDLWSNALGTIQFGLGDTVNQRTLTMTGSLAAYFA; encoded by the coding sequence ATGAAAAAAGTCGTTTGTCAATCATCTAGCGCTGGTGTTACTCACGCTTTTGCAGAAAAATTAGTGGCTAACCTCGCACACGGAGGTTTAGTTTTGCTCAGTGGGGAGCTAGGTGCCGGTAAAACCACCTTCGTACAAGGCATTGCCCAGGCTTTACACATCGATCGCTCCATAACGAGCCCAACCTTTACACTAATGAATGTATATGAGACTTCTCATCTAATCATTCGCCAGCTTGTTCATATTGATCTTTATCGTTTGTCAGACAATGCAGAACTAACCACGCTTGATATTCCAACTTGGCTAAGCAATCCGGCCGCTTTAGTTATTATAGAATGGCCAGAACGAGCCCCAGACTTATGGTCAAATGCTCTGGGTACAATTCAGTTTGGTTTGGGAGACACAGTCAATCAACGAACTCTAACTATGACTGGGTCACTGGCGGCTTATTTTGCCTGA
- the yidD gene encoding membrane protein insertion efficiency factor YidD — translation MIELVRLWPRHALLWVIRLYQKTISPDHGLLRGLTLMGCRFKPSCSEYAYTAVERYGIIKGTYLGSKRILRCTPFTSGGYDPVP, via the coding sequence ATGATTGAATTAGTTAGATTATGGCCTAGACATGCATTATTGTGGGTAATTAGACTATATCAAAAGACCATTTCTCCAGATCATGGCTTGCTTAGAGGGCTAACTTTGATGGGGTGTCGTTTTAAACCAAGCTGTTCGGAGTATGCCTATACAGCCGTAGAGCGCTATGGCATAATCAAGGGCACCTATTTAGGCAGTAAACGAATATTGCGTTGTACCCCATTCACTTCGGGTGGTTACGACCCAGTACCATAA
- a CDS encoding type IV pilus twitching motility protein PilT — translation MAQIRPDRIETLLVAAVSHGASDVHIIAGHPPLFRISGQLLDAPGEPILTPEDTQNIVLSLLNDEQQQQLSKERELDFAYAVKQIARFRVNAHWERGYMGLVARAINVNPPTLQALGLNETVSQLTNLHQGLVLVTGPTGCGKSTSLAAMIEQINQTRSTHIITLEDPIEFLFTSNKSIIRQRELHRDFLSFAEALKHIVRQDPNVIMVGEMRDLETIAAALTVAETGHLVLATLHTNGAAETIDRIIDVFPPHQQHQIRYQLSSELRAVISQILIPNVDGGRVAAREILMNTPAVSNLIRENKIAQLKTVMQTSAQEHMFTIDQDLKRLYNDKVITEVVARSYMMNPELLPN, via the coding sequence ATGGCTCAAATTCGTCCAGATCGTATCGAAACACTATTAGTGGCCGCTGTCTCACATGGAGCTTCTGATGTTCATATTATTGCTGGTCACCCCCCATTGTTTCGCATCAGCGGACAACTGTTGGATGCCCCAGGGGAACCGATCTTAACTCCAGAAGATACACAAAATATTGTTTTATCACTGTTGAACGATGAACAGCAACAACAATTATCCAAAGAACGTGAGTTAGATTTTGCCTATGCTGTAAAACAAATTGCTCGCTTTCGTGTTAATGCTCATTGGGAACGTGGCTATATGGGGTTAGTGGCTCGAGCGATTAATGTTAATCCCCCAACCTTGCAGGCACTTGGTTTGAATGAAACTGTTTCACAGTTAACTAATTTACATCAAGGATTAGTTTTGGTCACCGGTCCAACTGGGTGTGGCAAGTCGACTTCTTTGGCCGCCATGATTGAACAAATCAATCAAACACGTTCAACACACATAATTACACTAGAAGATCCAATTGAGTTTTTATTTACATCAAATAAAAGCATTATTAGACAAAGAGAATTACACCGTGATTTCTTATCCTTTGCTGAAGCCTTAAAACACATTGTGCGGCAAGATCCTAATGTAATAATGGTAGGTGAAATGCGTGATTTGGAAACCATTGCAGCGGCACTAACGGTAGCGGAAACCGGTCACTTAGTGTTAGCGACATTGCATACCAATGGTGCAGCGGAAACCATTGATCGGATTATTGATGTTTTTCCACCACACCAACAACACCAAATACGTTATCAATTATCAAGTGAATTACGAGCGGTTATTTCTCAAATTTTAATTCCCAATGTTGATGGTGGGCGCGTGGCCGCTCGTGAGATACTGATGAACACACCGGCTGTATCAAACTTGATTAGAGAAAACAAAATCGCGCAATTAAAAACCGTCATGCAGACCTCAGCGCAAGAACATATGTTCACCATCGATCAAGATTTGAAACGGCTTTATAATGACAAGGTGATCACTGAAGTAGTGGCTCGATCATACATGATGAATCCGGAGCTCTTGCCTAACTAG